One Oculatellaceae cyanobacterium DNA window includes the following coding sequences:
- a CDS encoding IS701 family transposase produces MKETTPDAMPPCFEKWCHRFDDVFNHQAQKKGFRHYLGGLLGESERKNLTQMS; encoded by the coding sequence ATGAAAGAAACCACTCCCGATGCTATGCCTCCATGTTTTGAAAAATGGTGTCATCGGTTCGATGATGTTTTCAACCATCAAGCCCAAAAGAAAGGGTTTAGACACTATTTGGGAGGATTATTAGGTGAAAGTGAACGAAAAAACCTCACACAGATGTCAAA